A region of the Dyadobacter sp. CECT 9275 genome:
AAGCGCATCCACCTTGGCACTTGTAATATAGGGATCCAGCGGTTTATACAAATAATCTATTGCTCCGGTTTTCAGTCCTTTAACTGCATACCTTGTCTCCTTGGAAATTGCCGTAACAAAAACGATCAGAATCTCCTTGGTCTTGGGATTAGACGCCAGCGTTTCGGCAAATTCGAAACCGTCCATCCCAGGCATTTGAACGTCCACAAGTGCAACACTGATATCGTTTTCCCAGACAATCCGCAGGGCATCATTGGCTGATGTGGTGGCATAAATCTGAATATCATCCCGATTTAATATCGCACGCAGAGAGATCAGATTCTCCTCTCGATCATCCAACAATAGTATTTTCGTATTTTCCATTTTTCATGAGCGTTATTAAAACGTAAGTGGGTTATCTTCTGGATTAAAGCATTGACCATCAGTTACATTTTGACATTGGCCTTACCTAACTTATTTTCTGATAGATATTTAGCTTTGAATCGATTATTTTAAAGTGTTCTTCAATCCCTGAATTCTTAAAGCTCTCTCTTTTACCAATACATAGAAAACCGAAAATGGCCAGGCTCTTGTAAAGGTTCAAAAACACCTGCCGGCGTTGTTCAAGGGTGAAGTAAATTAATACATTGCGGCAAAATATAAGATGGAACTCATTAAAAACACCATCTCCTGTAAGATCATGGATTGAAAATACAATATTTTTTCTAAGTTCAGGTATCATCACTGCTTTACCATACAGAACCCTGTAATAATCGGAAAGGGAATGAGTGCCGCCCGAGAGGAGGTAATTTTCCGAAAAACCCCTCATTTTGTTCATATTGAAAATTCCCTCCCTGCCGGTATTCAGTACCCGGTTGCTTATATCGGTTGCATAAATAAAAGACCTGTCGTACAACCCCGCTTCCTTCAATAAGATACCCACAGAATATGGCTCTTCGCCGCTGGCACACCCGGCTGTCCAGATTCTTAGCGTTGGATAGGATTCCAGGTAAGGAAAAATGGTACCTCTCACCCTTAGGAAAAAATCTACGTCCCGGAACATCTCGGTGTAATTCACAGTGAGCTCCTGTATAAAATCATAAACCACGGAACCTCCCTCACTTAAGCCTCCCAACAATTCCGTAAAGTCTACAGCATGTTTTGTCATATAACGAGATACCCTCCGTAACAGCGAAGGACGGGAATATCCTGAAAAATCAAATCCTGAAATGTGACGGATATGGCTGATCAGTACCTCAAGATCATTGGTTTCAATACCTGTAACAGTCATTTTCACTAAGCTGAATGAAGCCAAACCTTGATTAAGGAAAGCAATTTATCGATATCAATAGGTTTCGAAATATAATCACTTGCGCCCGCAGCGATACATTGCTCCCTGTCGCCGTGCATCGCTTTTGCCGTTACAGCAATAATGGGTAGCCTGGCCCATTTGCTGTGTTGCCTGATCCGCCTGGTTG
Encoded here:
- a CDS encoding CheR family methyltransferase, which encodes MTVTGIETNDLEVLISHIRHISGFDFSGYSRPSLLRRVSRYMTKHAVDFTELLGGLSEGGSVVYDFIQELTVNYTEMFRDVDFFLRVRGTIFPYLESYPTLRIWTAGCASGEEPYSVGILLKEAGLYDRSFIYATDISNRVLNTGREGIFNMNKMRGFSENYLLSGGTHSLSDYYRVLYGKAVMIPELRKNIVFSIHDLTGDGVFNEFHLIFCRNVLIYFTLEQRRQVFLNLYKSLAIFGFLCIGKRESFKNSGIEEHFKIIDSKLNIYQKIS